In Aquila chrysaetos chrysaetos chromosome 2, bAquChr1.4, whole genome shotgun sequence, the following are encoded in one genomic region:
- the BAG2 gene encoding BAG family molecular chaperone regulator 2, whose translation MAQAKISAKASEGAQQQQQQQQQQQQQQQQSGGQLRGRFYRSTSMADRSSRLLENLDQLELRVEAFRDAASAMEQEKEILLEMIHNIQNSQDMRHISEGEREELNLTANRLMGRTLTVEVSVETIRNAQQQESLLHATKMIDEIVNKLLDDLEDAKIRLMSLYGACTSDVPAGPIDQKFQSVVIGCAIEDQKKIKRRLETLLRNLENSEKSITLLEHQKTSVRQSCNSKQD comes from the exons ATGGCCCAGGCCAAGATCAGCGCCAAGGCCAGCGAGGGggcgcagcagcagcagcagcagcagcagcagcagcagcaacagcagcagcagtccgGCGGGCAGCTCCGAGGCCGCTTCTACCGCTCCACCTCCATGGCGGACCGCTCCAGCCGCCTGCTCGAGAACCTGGACCAGCTGGAGCTCAG GGTAGAGGCTTTCCGTGACGCAGCATCTGCTAtggaacaggagaaagaaatccTGCTAGAAATGATCCACAATATACAGAACAGCCAGGATATGAGGCACATCAGTGAAG GTGAGAGAGAAGAACTTAATTTGACTGCTAATCGTCTGATGGGCCGCACCCTCACTGTGGAGGTTTCTGTAGAAACCATCCGAAATGCCCAGCAGCAGGAATCCCTGCTGCATGCCACAAAGATGATTGATGAAATCGTCAATAAACTTCTAGATGATTTGGAAGACGCAAAAATCCGCTTAATGTCACTTTATGGTGCGTGCACATCTGACGTGCCAGCAGGACCCATCGATCAGAAATTTCAGTCTGTCGTAATCGGATGTGCCATTGAGgatcagaagaaaatcaaaaggcGGCTAGAGACTCTGCTCAGAAACTtagaaaattctgaaaagtcGATCACGTTGTTGGAGCATCAGAAGACATCTGTTCGACAATCTTGCAACAGCAAACAGGATTAA